The sequence TACGTGTTTAGGTTGATATTCAATTGTCGTTACTTGGTAGATGGGTCAATTGAGTTTCGTTGAGGGAAGAGTGACATGCTACTTCGACTTTGAAGGATCGTTCATATGTCATTGTATCGACTAGTTAACGCATTTATGAAGATATCACAATAAAGTCATCGACAACAACTATTTGAAGAAACATCGCATTTTTGACTCTAtttgtattatttatttaaattgacTTCGTAATAAATGTAATTTAATTTGATATTTATAGGGACGATTGGCTTGTAAGCCATTGTATTTGTTGATTTTGCCTCTTTTACCTCCTTGCTAGCGAGGAGGTTTTAATAAAATTTGTTGTTCATAAAAAAGGAAAAACGAGTTTAGTAATAAGATCCTTCCAAAGTAACACGCTGCAAGTCTAGAATATTTTGTACATATCACTTAATTACTAACCCCTCCACCTTAATTTAATAgtcaatgtttgactttttaactcTTTATTTATTAAGTTTGACTTAAAATATTTTTGTTTGTATTATGTATTAtttgataaaatttatattaatgtaTTGAAATTTAAACGTgtttttatgattttttttttttttgaaatagtgttttttgGTGGTGAATTTGCAATAATAGAAatcaggatttttttttttttataaaactagtaaAACCGGAGTTTGAAACTTCAGTTTTTACCGACGAGCACTTGAAAATTGAATTTCATGATTTAGTTGTTTTTACTCCACAATTCCATCATCAAGGTTGCTCTAAATCAGATTCCTAAGCTTCCTCACACGAATTCATAGCCTGAAACATCGCAGATTTCACGAATTCGAAGAATAAAGATTTAGTTGACTTTTTTCACAcgaactttgactcacgaattcgtaATCATCAAGAGTAGTTAGAAGCCGAGAATTTGCAGATAGATTCACGACAAGATTTCTAACACTTCTGCAATTTTAAATTTCTCCAATTGTTGATTTGAAAATTTGATGTTCATGAAGGTCGATCACTGTAGCAGTTGAAATTTTTTATTTTAATCTCGAATCTGTATAAAAAAGGCTACAAACCGGAGTTTGAAAATCCGGATTGACTGAAACCGGAGTTTGAAATTCCGGGTTTtactaattttataaaaaaaaaattctgatttCTATTTTTACAAAACTACCACCAaaaaacactacttcaaaaaaaattcaattttCATTTAAATAAATTTCATTAAATAATGCATAACACACATAAAGATATTATTAAGTCAAAGTTGAAAGAAAAAAACTTGAAAAGTCAAACAGAAAATATCAGATTGAGACAGGTGCAGTATGTATTATCATTAACGGGGCGCTTATGTGTACAACATGTTTTAACATAATTATCGAGAACTTTAAGAACCGTCGTTATAAAAATTTATTATACTAGAGTATGTATTATGTGAAAAAGGTTTCAGATTCaagttgttaaaaaaaaaaagtaaaaaaaaaaaaaaaatggtgcaTTGGATGTCGGCCGCAAACATATACCCTAAGGAAAAACGGCGGTTAGCAGCTAGGGTTATTGAATCGATCTATGATGTAACAGCTACAAAAACAGTGTCGTCTTTAGATTATCCTAGGTATGAACTACACTTCCTACATCCCTACCAATTGCTAATTTTCCTCAGAAAGTTTAAATTGAAATTCAAACCTACATACAAGAGTCAGATTATCACAGTAACATTGAGTATTTGATTATATTGACATTTAAGTCTGTGAAATAATGGTATATAGGTCTAATTTGGAGAAGTTACAAAAGTATCTCATGACCTTCATCCCATTATAACTATTCAGAtaattactttttatttttatttttttgaaggcAGACCTACAATTTACACACGAAACCACTAATATTTACATTTCACTGCCTCAAGTGAGGCTTGAATCCACAACCTCTTTGTTGAAGGGTTCCTTTCATACCGCTAAGCCAAAGGTCCTTTTGTCAGATAATTACTCTATTATTCCATGAGAAATATTCAtttgaatttttattttattttttgaaaatCAGGAGATAAACTCAGACCTTGAATCAATATAATGAATGGCTAAGATTAAAAAGGTGGGACAATCGCATGTGATTTGTAAGATTCAATCTCAAGTAAAATTAAGATATCATGTAAAATTAATCATTCAAATGAATATTCACCATTATTCCATTATAAATGTTTACTCCCTTGTTTAATTATTCTGAAACAGTTAAGCGTTTAATGATGGAACTTGATTGATTAAAATTAAAGTTACTACAGTTTATAAAATTATGTGACTAGTCAAAGTGAACACTGTTAGTTACTGAGTTCATTTTGACTGAAACAAAGCGAGTATAAATAATATTTGTCCTCTTCACTTTAGAAAGTCAATATTTACCTTTCAATGCGTTATTGATAGCAATTTAACTAGGTTTAATGTCGAGggtatttaatttcatatttgtggGTTACAGTTTTTGAGTTGGTGTTTGTATATTTTTGGACTTTTTTTGTTTGGAAAGCAGAGGGTTTAGAATCGGGCCGGGTGGTTAGGATTCATCGCTCTCTTTTTTCCATTGGTTGTGCTTGGCTTAGCTTAGTTTTATGTGGTTGAGTGGTTGGTGGTTTTTGCGGTTTGCTTGTATGTTTCTTTAGTTTTCTATAAAGTTTTCGttatttttgtcaaaaaaaaaataataaaaattgataGCAATTTAGCAGGaaaataaattaataatgttaattACAAGGGTTATGATAAAACTAAAAAATAGAAGCTGTCACCTGATGAGAAGTAGAATCAATGGAGGTGGAATTGGAATTTGAGAAAGAGTGATGAAAGGCAGCAGCCATGCCCATATTCACAGACCAAAGATTGGTGCAGTGTCCACATCTAACTGTAACTATGTCAAGCAAACTGCTGCATGGTACACTCACCTACATACATTTCACCATTTCAATTATTAATTAATTTCCTCCAAAATCAAGAATTTTATTATCACCCATTCCATACATTCAATCAATTACACATATATGTGGTCACTCAAATTTATCAACAAACTCTAATATAAAAGCTTCTAGGGTTCCAAGTTTACAACTTTATGATcaagaaccattaaaattgaaaatTAACACCCATATGAAATACTAGCAATTTTAGTATACCAACTTAATTAAGATTAAACTAACTTTTTATAACACATATATAAAGACCAAGACACCTACAAAAAGAATACTAGCTTGAATCAATCAGATTGAAAAAATTGAACATGCTTAACAAAACTTGATTAAGAACCACAAAACCCTAACCCAAGTTACACATGCAATGATGTTTGCTAATAGCACTTAAATTTGATTAAGTTTGTAACACAATTAATTATTGTGGAATGTTATCATTAATAGAAATAGAAAAATTATTTattacaaaagaaaaaaaaattactccGTAAATGGTTTTGTACTTGTTACTAGTCATTCTGATTGTAGTTCTTAATCTGTGTGTATGTGAACTTTATCTTTGACTGCAATCTGAAGATGAATTGAGAGAAGAAAACCTCAAATGATAGACTTGACTGTATATATATGTACGTACTTATATAATTTTgtgtgttttttatttatttaatttaatttatttatttatttattttttgccgAAAAGTAACACTATAGTACTATACAATCAACAAAATGATGGTTGTCAATTTTTCATTTTTGTGTGTTTAGTTGATCACCATAGTCAAAAGGAAAACTTGATTTTAATTAATGGATCAGATTGGTTGTTTTCAAAATAATGAAATTAACATAATTTTAAAGTACTCCGATCTTAATTAAACAAAACAagatcccatatatatatatatatatatatatatatatatatatatatatatatatatatatatatatatatatatatatatattggaagtaaccattcggggtgaagcgggggaagcaaaaaactttttttttttttttcgttttttgaaaaaactttattcacgaacattatagatgagatgaaaatatgaacatttagtagagacactttgtaataaatgtttttattttggcgggaaaacgctcgaagaagtaatatataacaattatcgtgtttttctagcgtattttgaggttttagctattggggtttagatattagggtttagatattagggtttatagggtttagatattagggtttagaaatttagggtttagggtttagatttagggtttagatttaggatttagattgagtttttaacacgaacggtttagagtttagggtttagggtttagggtttggtgttttgggtttgacCTATAATATAACATCTTTCATCATTATAAAGCCCTCACAAACCCTTTTTTCTTGAAAAACCTACACAACTTAACTTAAAACAACACAAACTTAACACATGAGATGGAGTATATAGTTAagagtatgtatatgtatgtaggtATGTACCGCAAGAACAATATTGCAAAAGTTACAAGGGATATAACACAGTTGCtcagatgctgctgctgctgcagcAGCAGCTACATCTATGCTTGACATCTCTTTCTTGATGATCCAAGATAATAATCTTTGTGTTGAAGTTGGGGGTGATCGATGACTACAGTAAGTAGTACGTGTAATTTGTTTATTTCAAGTCCTTTCTATTTATGGATAAAAAAGAGATCGAGATAAACAAACATATATAGATACGGAGTActgtatatgatatgtatgtataGAGGGAAAGAGAAGGGGGGGATTAAAAAGAAGGGATAGGATCCATAGAGCAAAATAAGAGGCAACTTGAAGGCATTATAATAAAAGAAAAAGTTAATGTAGTGCATGCGGGCCCGTTCCTCCATGTACCGTAAACGGGCACAAACTAGCTACCTCGGTCTAGCCAATTTATTCAAGTCACCGTAAGATATTTcgagtacataactatatgcaagtATGAACACTTTTGAGTTGATAAATTTAAATTGACATAGATTTAATCGTGGCAAGTACTGGGaacattaattaattttttttaaacgaCAATTTTAACATCGAATCATCTCATTTATCACTTACACATCTGTTAGGAAGAAACTCCTCACATACATTGCGCAAAGCTTTCCCGGAATGTTTTATGTTAACTGCTTAGCCCGCACAAAGTGAAGGATACCAGAGACACAGCCTTGGTAAAAACTTCCCCAAGATTTGAACTCGCACCTATATTTTTAAGGATACGAGCCAGCATCAACTTAGGCTTTTTATTAGGGTTATTA comes from Rutidosis leptorrhynchoides isolate AG116_Rl617_1_P2 chromosome 4, CSIRO_AGI_Rlap_v1, whole genome shotgun sequence and encodes:
- the LOC139904211 gene encoding axial regulator YABBY 5-like codes for the protein MSSIDVAAAAAAAASEQLCYIPCNFCNIVLAVSVPCSSLLDIVTVRCGHCTNLWSVNMGMAAAFHHSFSNSNSTSIDSTSHQKAPTHTPPNYRVDFGASSKYKNRMPIMRPSPVCISNDQIISRPPEKRQRVPSAYNLFIK